CAGGTAAACATACCTAACTTGAAATTATGGAATAATTATTCCATAATCAACtcagattgtttttttaaaactgtgtgcAGACAAGAACACAAGAacattggttgtttttttcccacCCAGAATGTCATCATTACAAATAATGTACCAATGAAGGGTGTTCTTATTCACTAcacttttcccctcttcctttagTCATGGAATCATTTCCCAACTTCTCTGCACTTAGATTCCTATGAACATCAACTCAGGCCAACTAATGTGAGTAGAAGTGACATTGCTCTGTACTGACCTGGCCTTTGAAGACATCCCATGCTGTCCCCATACTTACTCCCTTTTCTgagactagggaaaaaaaaaaaacctgaacactACTGAGAAATTTGAAGTCGTACATAGAATATGCCAAGGCCACACAATAGCAGGTTCCCATGTCATCGAATCACTGTTTGGAGCAGAGCGAATCAGAAGATTCATCTGATCAGGAGTGCCTGTGTGGTGCTCTGATACAAAGGAAAGTTAAATTTCTCTTAGGATCAGATTGCTGACAGTTTGCTGTTCACTTGTTGCAGCAGCTAGCATTAAGTCAACTGACCGATGTCTACAACAACAGACTGTCCTGAAAacctttccattaaaaataaacttcccaCGTAGGAACAGCAAATGGCCCCCAATAACTTcatcaaatttaagaaattaCTCTACAAAACATTTATTCAGTGAAATAATCATAGTCTCTCTAAACATATTTTTGATAATTCATGAtttccatttcaaatatttttcagcatGTGTGGAAATGTGAGGTGCGATTGCTTTGGGGGTCAAATCAAACAATAATGTTACTGATTAAGATGTGTCACAAGTgtgccttttttctctcttgactCTTCGTTGACGATTGTTGCATAAGGGAAAGGCACACTTCAGTTTCTACTCTGACAACCTCCCaggcacaggaactatattccTTCTTTTTGAGATAGCGATGgattctttggaaatatttccgGACAACACTTCCCAAATAGGCACAAGCCAGATTGTCACCTTCCATCTGCTCTAGTCGGTCCAGGCCGTGATCAAGGCGAGAGAGTAGTTGATCGAGGAGGGCGTTGTTCCAAGCAGCCCGGCTGTTCTCTGTGTTGAAGAGGTTGATGATCTGCTGGAGCATCAGAGGGTGGAAACAGGTGCCTTGAGATGTCTGTGTTCTGGTGGTTTTGCCTCCTTTCCAAGGAAATTGGAAGTCAGTTCTGTCCTTTAGGCATGCCTGAGAGGAGATCCTTTTCATCTGTCTTAAAAGCATGAAGATTTCCCTGTTCTCTAACCTATGGATCCCAGAGAATTGGCCAAGAGTGCCAGCAGCAATGGAGGAGAGTATCACCCCTGCCAGGAGCAAATGGATGTGGGCCATTGAGAATTTCAGTCGATTCAGGAGAGGGCCACCAGGGGGCGCGCGGGCACTGCTAAACTGTGAGCGAGAAGGTTCCTTCCCCGAACTCTCAGAGGCTGTAGTTTCCGCGGGGCTGGCAGCGCGAGAGAAAAGAGCTGATCGTCTGCACGGAGCAAGTTGGTGCTGCTGTAATAGTGCACGAAAAACCTCCCTTACTGAGTCCCTGCAAGTTGGTGCTGCTTTAATAGTGCACGAAAAACCTCCCTTACTGAGTCCCTGCAAGTTGGTGCTGCTTTAATAGTGCACGAAAAACCTTCCTTACTGAGTCCCTGACTGCTGAAGAGCGGGGCTAGTCCCGGCTTGGCCAGCGACATTTCTGTCTGGTAGGGATCTGGGAACCTTACATTTTCTGAGCGTTCGcctgagttttctgaggtattttcGCACAGAAACTTTAGCGAGGCCATTTTTAATGGAAGAATCTGTTTCGGAATGAGAGCCAGTTGTAGCCAGTTTTACAGATTGGGGCTTTTTAGGAGCGGTGCTAGGACAGTTCCGAGAAGGGGGGgcatggagttgccattgtgggtctttggaaacgaatctgactaggaaccacgagattgctggtttgatccctggcctcattcagtgggttaaggatccagcgttgccctgagctatggtgttaGGTCGCGGagggggcttggatcctgcgttggtgtggctgtgtgtactttaggctgccagctgtaggtccaattcgacccctatcccggaacctccttatgccctggatgcagccccagcaagaaaaaaaagagagaaaggcgGGACGCAGCGGGGCCGCGATGGGAGCACTGGGAGGTGTTGGGGACGCCCAGGGGGCGATTTGGCGCGTGTCCTCCTGAGGCCAGAGGACAGGAAAGCTGTGACTTTCCTGGTGTAATTCAAGTCTCCAGTGGTAAAATGGAGGAGAAATTACCGAAGAACTGAAAAGCAGGAATGTTTAAAAACTCGtagcattttactttttatatttttaaattaatttttaatttaattgatatCCGTTTAATTGAAATTacctttaacttatttttatgttttaattttattgtattgaactgttttaaaatataaaaaagaaaatattaaaaatatttgaatattaaaacacACCATTATATCAAActgtatttaaacttttttttttttttttttttttttttttttttgccaagcccatggcaaggggaagtttccaggccagggcgagggatggaacctcaGCCACAGCTATGATACAACCCatggcagtaacaatgccaagatccttaagctgctgccccacaaaggaactccaaaactttgcTTATTTTGAACCAaaattggaagttcccgttgtggctcggtgattagtgactctgactaggaagcatgaggttgcaggttctatccctagcctcgctcagtgggttaaggagccatccTTGCTGTGAGCCCTGGTTTGTGTAGGTCTCAGcctaggctcagatcccattgttCCTTCCCCAACCCAGGGCAAGGTGCTTCTCTAGGCGGCCGCAAGAGGGCGCAGGATGTCCTTTTATGGGGTTTGTTTTGGAAACACCGACTTTCTGAGGCTGTAGTTTCCGTGGGGCTGGCAGCGAGAGAGAGCTGATCTTTACGGAGCAAGTTGGTGCTACTTTAATAGTGCACAAAAAACCTTCCTTTCTGAGTCCCTGACTGCTGAAGAGCGAGGCTAGTCCCAGCTTGACCAGCGACATTTCTGTCTGGTAGGGATCTGGGAACCTTGCATTTTCTGAGCGTTCGCCTGaattttctgtgttatttttgcACAGAAAGTTTAGCGAGGCCGTTTTTACCCAAGAATCTGAGGGGTGTGCGGCTCAGAACGAGAGCGATTTGTAGCCGATTTTACTGATTCGGGCGCAGTGTAggtgcagctcacagaaatgggAACGCGATGGCGGTGGGAGGGTTGGGGGGCGTTGGGGATGCCTTGGGTATGAGTTGGATCCTCTCCACAGTGGTGCTAAGGCTGGGGAAGCTGTGCCCCTAGATTCGCTGTGACTTTCCTGGTGTCTTTCAAGGCTACAACGTTAAAGTGGAGGAGAAAGTATTAAAGAACTGTAAAGTAGGAATGTTTAAAAACTCGTAGcattttacttttcatatttttaattaaatttatttttaattccatttatatctGCGTAATTTAAGTACTTctacattatttttgtattttaatattttattgaaatattttaaaatattaaacagaatattacaatatatttgaatattaaaacagCATTATATCAAACtttaaactttactttttaaaatttttatttatttctttaaattttttttccattatagttggtttacagtgttctgtcaattttcttctgtacagcaaagtgacgcaatCACACATGCAtaggtacattctttttctcacatgatcctccatcatgctccatcctaagtgacttgATATTATCCAGtgctatacttttttttattggccatacctatagcatagggaatttcccaggccagggccagggatggaactcagcAATGACCCTAGCCACCACAgtgagtgacaatgctggatccttaacctgctgtgccacataggaactccaaaactttacttattttaaactaaaacaatcatttaatgtaattttaccTTCCAGACTTTAATGGAAGccttaaattaatattaatattttcaagattttttaaaaacttggcatTAATTGAGAGAATTTCCATGTTTGACATGTTCTCCTGGCTCTGTGACagttttttaatgatatttaagtCAGGTTACTGAAAGACTGTTTCCAGGACTCCACCTTGACTGTATTGTTTGAAAAATGATTTCACTTCCTGTATAAGCTGTTGGGACATGTAGTAGGTCAGACCTTTTAAAACGTTTTTGGtaagaattttataaattaaaaggaaTTTGCCCAAATGTCGATGACAACTTGAAAGCTTCCTTTGAAAAACTCTCAGGGAGTTGCAAGTACAGGGtcaatattgtctttttttttttttttaatttgagattttgttcctcaaatttagaattttctctttttaaatattgcattaaaatattccTTATCTTGATTACATAAACTTGGGGCATAATCCATGTTTGTGGAAAGTATTTGCTTACTTTACCCTAATACTCCCCCAGGAAATCGTTAGGATTAGTGTGATGATCTTTCACTGGTGAAAGTACAGGAATGTCTTCTTTCTTACCACCCTTACCCCgatttgtatttttaatccaAGTCCTGGTCtgtacaactttaaaaaaaaaaaaaatctgtttcttaacATCACCAGAGGTGGTCTGTGACTAAGGATGAGGGAAGGACTATTCATCTCATTTCTATGATTCATGGAACAACCATATTTTTTCAGACAAGTGTCCTAAATGCTGGGTCTCTGCAGAGCACTTCAAGTGCTGCAGGATTTCTCTCCAGAATGCCACAGGCACTGCTCTGAGAGTGGAAACTTGTGCTCTGCTCCCTCACGGTGCAGCAGGCAATGCCTCTCCTAGAGTTTGCATTTGAGCTTCAACCTGTAGACCCCTGACAGTGGGTAAGGGAGCTGCAGTCATAGCttctctgggctgggctgagcaTGGACTCTACAGGTTATCTTgtgttatattaatataaaagctGCCAGCATTCACCGTGTTGAGATTCTCAGCCTATACTTTGCAACTTTAATTTTACTTCAGCTTTACAAATCCCTGAGTGACCACTAGttcagttgtttccattttttagaaGGTTAAATGAAAATCTGATGTCATTTGAGGTCAGAGGCCACAGATTTGGTGCAAGTGGAGGTTTCTGCTGCCCCCAGTCCCTCCTCTTTATTAGCTCTGAGTACTGGCCCTCAGCTGAACTGGGCATGTGCTGCTTCCTTCCTCCTAATCCTGCCTCTGATGTCTGTCCTCCCTGTTCCCTGCAGGGCAGTCTGCATCCCTGCCTTACTTCTCTAGAATCCACACTGCCAAGCATATTGTCATGTATGTGTGCAGTCAGCACATTTTGGtgacagaaagaagagaatggtTTGAAGTATCCTTTCCCCCTTTTTGAGAGATGGGGGGGAAGAGCTGCCTTAAAAGTGGAAAGTtcgcaggctaagggtcaaatcagagctgcatctaccaGCCTGCAAGACAGCCAGAGTAACTGGGGATCTGAGAAGCACgggcagcctacatcacagctcgcagcagtgctggatccttaacccactgagcaaggctagggatcaaacccacatcctcatggatggtattgcgtttccactgagccacaatgtgaattcCTGAATTAACCCTTGATGTTAATGTTTGTGCCCAGTTGTCCATAGACTATGTCAGGATGTATGAGCTGTGAGGTCTGAAAGTGATGTGAAGGAATTCAAACCGAATGTCTCTTAGCCTcttaaaaaggaaacagagaggcTAGTTGTATTTTGATGCATTCAGAAGTGTGGAAATGGAGAGCAATCTCAAGTCTGTAAGTCTTATTAGAATTAAAAGAGGTACAGATTGAGactcagatttttatttcaagCTGGGTCTCATTTAGATGAACACATCCTGCTGGATTggtcctctgtcatgttccatgaATGTGTTTAATTTCCAGTGTCATAACCAAATGAGGCATTGGAGTTGTCACATTACTTGGAAGAGGTATTGAGAAAAACGTGGAAACAACATTGAGATAGGAAGAGAAATGACAACCCCGGCCTGTATAACACTGTCCCTTGCAGGCAGGTATTCAGAGCATCTGGAGAACGTCTCCTATGGCCAGACATCTGCATCAGCAAGCTCACTGGGGACCTGCCAGGCTCTTCACTGGTGACATGGAGGATGATGGTCTCCAGCCCCGTCTGCAGACTTAGCTGTGACCTGGCCCAGATCCATGGCCTGCCAAAGCAGGAGACCTCCACAGTTCTGCACCTAATGGGGACAGTCCTCCTTGTTTTCCTGCCTGAAGGACAGGAATGCTTTGGGGTTCCCCAAAAGCTGAACAGCAGCCAGTTCCAAAAAGCTCAGGCCACCTCTTTCTCCATGAGATGATCCAGCCGAGCTTCAACTTGTTTGGCACAAACAGCTGAAATTCTTCACTGGGCTTGATCAGCAGGAGGAAGCTCTGCAGACCAGTTTGGTGCAGGAGCCTGGGGAAGAAAAGACCTTCCTGGAAATGAGGACTCTAGCCTGACTTTGAATAACTCCTTTTGAAGGACCAGGTTACATCTGAAAAGAAAGTATAGCCGCTGTGCGTGGGACATCGTCAGACTGGAAGTTAAGGTATGAAAATAGGCTGTGCTTTCCCTGTAGCATCAACCTCAGCGAAAACCCAGAAGTTGGCAAGGAGACTTGAAGCCAGCCATCCGCAATTGGGTTTTACCTACTTATAGGTGCCTCTTGTGTGTCAGTGTTTCCACAGTTTAAAGACTTTTCTGCTTCGGTTGTAAATGCATTGAGTCATCTCAGCACATTGATTTTAGTTGTAACTGGAGGTGAGACTCTTGAATCcagaggaaatatattttaagatctGTAATAATTAGAATTTATCTTTCTATTATGATTGTTGCCTTTACAAAATTTATGCTTATTATTATGATGTGGTCAATTTTGCTTTGGTGGTGCACAGGGTATATTTTTAATGGTTAGGTTTTACTCAAACTCTTAAAGAGAATcacagtgttggagttcccactgtggcacagtgaagaATCAAAGTGTCCTTAAACCTAAATCTGACTTAAAatcaaaaatgaatataattagtTTTATTGACTTCCTTGATTCTTAACATATTTTGATGCCACA
The Sus scrofa isolate TJ Tabasco breed Duroc chromosome 1, Sscrofa11.1, whole genome shotgun sequence DNA segment above includes these coding regions:
- the IFN-DELTA-5 gene encoding uncharacterized protein LOC100156933 precursor, which codes for MAHIHLLLAGVILSSIAAGTLGQFSGIHRLENREIFMLLRQMKRISSQACLKDRTDFQFPWKGGKTTRTQTSQGTCFHPLMLQQIINLFNTENSRAAWNNALLDQLLSRLDHGLDRLEQMEGDNLACAYLGSVVRKYFQRIHRYLKKKEYSSCAWEVVRVETEVCLSLMQQSSTKSQERKKAHL